One part of the Streptomyces ferrugineus genome encodes these proteins:
- a CDS encoding hemolysin family protein gives MTAVQLFIGFLTLVVNAFFVGAEFALISVRRSQIEPYAEEGDRRAKSVLWGLRHVSALMAAAQLGITLCTLVLGVVAEPAIEHLLEPVFHAVGVPESAGHAVSFVIALALATYLHMLLGEMVPKNIALAEPVRSALLLGPPLVALSRALRPVIFTINAFANALLKLLRVETKDEVTATFSDAELARLVRDSGEAGLIDDRARDRLHDALELGRRPVRDVVLPLERVVYARVGVTPEELERLSAESGFSRFPVVDEERHIVGYLHVKDALDASPREVPFEVGDMRPIARVRESTPLDDVLTAMRGSRTHLAAALGNDGRLAGLVTMEDVLRELFGQRA, from the coding sequence ATGACCGCCGTACAGCTGTTCATCGGCTTTCTGACGCTGGTCGTCAACGCCTTCTTCGTGGGCGCCGAGTTCGCGCTGATCTCCGTGCGGCGCTCCCAGATCGAGCCGTACGCCGAGGAGGGCGACCGGCGCGCCAAGAGCGTGCTGTGGGGCCTGCGGCATGTGTCCGCGCTGATGGCGGCGGCGCAGCTCGGCATCACGCTGTGCACCCTGGTGCTCGGCGTGGTCGCGGAACCGGCCATCGAGCACCTCCTGGAGCCGGTGTTCCACGCGGTGGGCGTGCCGGAGAGCGCTGGGCACGCGGTGTCGTTCGTGATCGCGCTGGCACTGGCCACCTATCTGCACATGCTGCTCGGCGAGATGGTGCCGAAGAACATCGCGCTGGCCGAGCCGGTGCGCAGCGCTCTGCTGCTCGGTCCGCCGCTGGTCGCGCTGTCCCGGGCGCTGCGGCCGGTGATCTTCACGATCAACGCGTTCGCCAACGCCCTGCTGAAGCTGCTGCGCGTCGAGACCAAGGACGAGGTCACCGCGACCTTCTCGGACGCCGAACTGGCCCGGCTGGTGCGGGACTCCGGCGAGGCCGGCCTGATCGACGACCGCGCGCGGGACCGGCTGCACGACGCCCTGGAGCTGGGCCGCCGGCCCGTGCGCGACGTGGTGCTTCCGCTGGAACGCGTCGTCTACGCGCGCGTGGGCGTCACACCGGAGGAGCTGGAGCGGCTGTCGGCCGAGTCGGGCTTCTCCCGCTTCCCGGTCGTCGACGAGGAGCGCCACATCGTGGGCTACCTCCATGTGAAGGACGCGCTGGACGCCTCCCCGCGGGAGGTGCCGTTCGAGGTCGGGGACATGCGGCCCATCGCGCGTGTGCGGGAGAGCACGCCGCTGGACGACGTGCTCACCGCGATGCGGGGCAGCCGTACGCATCTGGCGGCCGCGCTGGGCAATGACGGACGGCTGGCCGGGCTGGTGACGATGGAGGACGTGCTGCGGGAGCTGTTCGGACAGCGGGCCTGA
- a CDS encoding ABC transporter ATP-binding protein, whose amino-acid sequence MTSIEVQALTKEYGTRRAVDDLTFTVVPGRVTGFLGPNGAGKSTTLRLVLGLDRPTSGTATVGGRPYATLREPLRHVGALLEAQAAHGARTGRDHLRVLAASNRIPGRRVDEVLEQTGLATAARRRVRTYSLGMRQRLGIAAALLGDPEVVILDEPSNGLDPEGIVWIRELLRRLAGEGRTVLVSSHLMNETASFADHLVVLGRGRLLADTPMREFIDARVEPRVRVRTPDATALRTALARHGYDAVQHRDGHWTVRHARVDDIGRLTSEAGVPLLELAAEEGTLEQAYLDLTAAETEFTAQPQEA is encoded by the coding sequence ATGACCAGCATCGAAGTCCAGGCCCTCACCAAGGAGTACGGCACCCGGCGAGCCGTGGACGACCTCACCTTCACCGTCGTCCCCGGCCGTGTCACCGGCTTCCTCGGCCCCAACGGCGCCGGAAAGTCCACCACCCTGCGGCTCGTGCTCGGCCTGGACCGGCCGACCTCCGGAACCGCCACCGTCGGCGGCCGCCCCTACGCCACGCTCCGCGAACCCCTGCGGCACGTGGGCGCGTTGCTCGAGGCCCAGGCCGCGCACGGCGCCCGCACCGGCCGCGACCACCTGCGCGTCCTCGCCGCGAGCAACCGCATCCCCGGGCGCCGGGTCGACGAGGTGCTGGAGCAGACCGGGCTCGCGACGGCGGCGCGCCGCAGGGTGAGGACGTACTCCCTGGGCATGCGCCAGCGCCTCGGCATCGCGGCGGCCCTCCTCGGCGACCCCGAGGTCGTCATCCTCGACGAGCCGTCCAACGGTCTCGACCCGGAGGGCATCGTCTGGATCCGCGAGTTGCTGCGCCGGCTCGCGGGGGAGGGGCGCACGGTCCTGGTCTCCAGCCATCTCATGAACGAGACCGCGTCCTTCGCCGACCACCTCGTCGTCCTCGGCCGGGGACGCCTGCTGGCCGACACCCCCATGCGGGAGTTCATCGACGCGCGCGTGGAACCCCGCGTCCGCGTCCGCACCCCGGACGCCACCGCCCTCAGGACAGCGCTCGCCCGGCACGGCTACGACGCCGTCCAGCACCGGGACGGGCACTGGACGGTGCGCCACGCGCGCGTGGACGACATCGGCCGCCTCACGTCCGAGGCCGGCGTGCCCCTCCTCGAACTCGCCGCCGAGGAAGGCACCTTGGAGCAGGCCTACCTCGACCTGACCGCCGCCGAGACCGAGTTCACCGCACAGCCCCAGGAGGCCTGA
- a CDS encoding GNAT family N-acetyltransferase, whose product MTDPQIRSATADDLDSVLAFWKTAAEGTSISDDRDGVERLVARDPEALILAEFDGELVGTVIAGFDGWRCHLYRLAVHPERRRRGIGAALLAAAEERFVRLGGRRGDAMVLVDNETAHHAWRAAGYTPEEHWRRWVRPLTD is encoded by the coding sequence ATGACTGATCCGCAGATACGGTCCGCGACGGCCGACGACCTCGACAGCGTGCTGGCCTTCTGGAAGACGGCCGCCGAGGGCACCAGCATCAGCGACGACCGGGACGGTGTGGAGCGGCTGGTCGCCCGCGACCCCGAGGCGCTGATCCTCGCCGAGTTCGACGGCGAGCTGGTCGGCACGGTGATCGCGGGCTTCGACGGCTGGCGCTGCCATCTGTACCGGCTCGCGGTGCACCCGGAGCGCCGACGCCGGGGCATCGGCGCGGCGCTGCTGGCCGCCGCGGAGGAACGGTTCGTACGGCTCGGCGGGCGACGGGGCGACGCCATGGTGCTGGTGGACAACGAGACCGCACACCATGCCTGGCGCGCGGCGGGGTACACGCCCGAGGAACACTGGCGGCGATGGGTGAGGCCCCTCACCGACTGA
- a CDS encoding LLM class F420-dependent oxidoreductase, whose amino-acid sequence MSQPVSPRPFRFGVNLMTPAPADEWRAKCRRAEELGYDVILVPDHLGMPAPFPALVAAAEATERPRLGTFVLNAGFWNPALLAREVATTDALTGGRLELGLGTGYVKAEHDTAGLPWLSPGGRVDHLLHTIEELHRLLAAEEHQPRPVQKPRVPLLVGGNGDRVLRLTAEHAEIAAFTGARSVPGSSAGELRAMLADELEERVARYRALAAGRAEPAELNLLIQFVIDTDDREAAAQPLLERVPYLTTEQVLELPIGLIGSVAEMSAQVLAQRERYGFSYLTVLEPSMEAFAPVMERLRGMEPSASRNSTPRSVARDGIAA is encoded by the coding sequence ATGTCGCAACCGGTGAGCCCGCGTCCGTTCCGCTTCGGCGTCAACCTGATGACCCCCGCCCCGGCCGACGAGTGGCGGGCCAAGTGCCGCCGGGCCGAGGAGCTCGGCTACGACGTGATCCTGGTCCCCGACCATCTGGGCATGCCCGCGCCGTTCCCGGCCCTGGTCGCGGCGGCCGAGGCGACCGAGCGGCCCCGGCTGGGCACGTTCGTGCTGAACGCGGGGTTCTGGAACCCGGCCCTGCTCGCCCGGGAGGTGGCGACGACCGACGCGCTGACCGGGGGACGGCTGGAGCTCGGGCTCGGCACCGGCTACGTCAAGGCGGAGCACGACACGGCGGGTCTGCCGTGGCTCTCGCCCGGCGGACGGGTGGACCATCTGCTGCACACCATCGAGGAGCTCCACCGGCTTCTCGCCGCCGAGGAACACCAGCCCCGGCCGGTGCAGAAGCCGCGCGTCCCCCTGCTCGTCGGCGGCAACGGCGACCGTGTGCTGCGCCTCACCGCCGAGCACGCCGAGATCGCCGCCTTCACCGGCGCGCGCTCGGTGCCGGGAAGCTCGGCGGGAGAGTTGCGGGCGATGCTCGCCGACGAGCTCGAGGAGCGTGTCGCGCGGTACCGCGCACTGGCGGCGGGCCGCGCGGAGCCGGCGGAGCTGAACCTGCTCATTCAGTTCGTGATCGACACCGACGACCGCGAGGCCGCCGCGCAGCCCCTGCTGGAACGGGTCCCCTACCTCACCACGGAACAGGTCCTGGAGCTGCCCATCGGTCTGATCGGCAGCGTGGCGGAGATGAGCGCCCAGGTGCTGGCCCAGCGCGAGCGGTACGGGTTCAGCTATCTCACCGTCCTGGAACCGAGCATGGAGGCGTTCGCGCCGGTGATGGAACGGCTGCGCGGCATGGAGCCGTCCGCATCCCGGAATTCCACGCCCCGTTCCGTCGCCCGTGATGGGATCGCGGCATGA
- the purB gene encoding adenylosuccinate lyase, protein MTSAPAKPRIPNVLAGRYASTELATLWSPEQKVKLERQLWLAVLRAQKDLGIEVPDAAIADYERVLDTVDLASIAEREKVTRHDVKARIEEFNDLAGHEHVHKGMTSRDLTENVEQLQIRLSLELMRDRTVAVLARLGKLAGEYGELVMAGRSHNVAAQATTLGKRFATATDELLVAYGRVEELLGRYPLRGIKGPVGTAQDMLDLLGGDASKLAELEHRIARHLGFSQAFTSVGQVYPRSLDYEVVTALVQLAAAPSSLAKTIRLMAGHELVTEGFKPGQVGSSAMPHKMNTRSCERVNGLMVILRGYASMTGELAGDQWNEGDVSCSVVRRVALPDAFFALDGLLETFLTVLDEFGAFPAVVARELDRYLPFLATTKVLMGAVRAGVGRELAHEAIKENAVASALAMREQGAERNELLDKLAADERIPLDRGALDALMADKLSFTGAAADQVGVVVGRVEEIVKQRPEAAGYTPGAIL, encoded by the coding sequence GTGACTTCTGCGCCCGCCAAGCCCCGCATCCCGAACGTCCTCGCCGGACGCTACGCCTCCACCGAGCTCGCCACGCTCTGGTCCCCCGAGCAGAAGGTGAAGCTGGAGCGGCAGCTCTGGCTCGCCGTGCTGCGGGCCCAGAAGGACCTCGGCATCGAGGTGCCGGACGCGGCGATCGCCGACTACGAGCGCGTCCTGGACACCGTCGACCTGGCCTCCATCGCCGAGCGCGAGAAGGTCACGCGGCACGACGTGAAGGCGCGGATCGAGGAGTTCAACGACCTCGCCGGGCACGAGCACGTGCACAAGGGCATGACGTCCCGCGACCTCACGGAGAACGTCGAACAGCTCCAGATCCGGCTCTCCCTGGAGCTGATGCGCGACCGTACGGTGGCGGTGCTGGCGCGCCTGGGCAAGCTGGCCGGGGAGTACGGCGAGCTGGTCATGGCCGGCCGCTCGCACAACGTCGCCGCGCAGGCCACGACGCTGGGCAAGCGCTTCGCGACGGCCACCGACGAACTGCTCGTCGCGTACGGCCGCGTCGAGGAGCTGCTGGGCCGCTACCCGCTGCGCGGCATCAAGGGCCCGGTGGGCACGGCGCAGGACATGCTGGACCTGCTCGGCGGGGACGCCTCGAAGCTCGCCGAGTTGGAGCACCGGATCGCCCGGCACCTGGGCTTCTCGCAGGCCTTCACCTCGGTCGGCCAGGTCTACCCGCGGTCGCTGGACTACGAGGTGGTGACCGCGCTGGTGCAGCTTGCGGCGGCGCCGTCGTCGCTCGCGAAGACGATCCGGCTGATGGCCGGGCACGAGCTGGTGACCGAGGGCTTCAAGCCGGGCCAGGTCGGCTCCTCCGCGATGCCGCACAAGATGAACACGCGGTCCTGCGAGCGGGTCAACGGCCTGATGGTGATCCTGCGCGGCTACGCCTCGATGACGGGCGAGCTGGCGGGCGACCAGTGGAACGAGGGCGACGTGTCCTGCTCGGTGGTGCGCCGGGTCGCGCTGCCGGACGCGTTCTTCGCGCTGGACGGTCTGCTGGAGACGTTCCTGACGGTGCTCGACGAGTTCGGCGCCTTCCCGGCGGTCGTGGCGCGTGAGCTGGACCGCTACCTGCCGTTCCTCGCCACCACCAAGGTGCTCATGGGCGCGGTGCGCGCGGGTGTGGGCCGCGAACTCGCGCACGAGGCCATCAAGGAGAACGCCGTGGCTTCGGCCCTCGCGATGCGCGAGCAGGGCGCCGAGCGCAACGAGCTGCTCGACAAGCTGGCCGCCGACGAGCGCATCCCGCTGGACCGCGGAGCGCTGGACGCCCTGATGGCCGACAAGCTGTCCTTCACGGGCGCCGCGGCCGACCAGGTCGGCGTCGTCGTGGGCCGGGTCGAGGAGATCGTGAAGCAGCGTCCCGAGGCCGCCGGTTACACGCCCGGGGCCATCCTCTGA
- a CDS encoding ABC transporter permease → MLKATLRSFLAHKGRLLLSALAVILSVAFVAGSLIFSDTVSRTFDRLFASTAADVTVTPRETLDETIPSGQTLTLPASLADRLARVDGVTAARADVDVEGLTVADENRESVGPTTGAPTIGTAWNPTERSPVELTSGHAPKGDGQVMIDADTADSKDVRIGDRLTVIGQEGSFPVEVVGIVTFTTTNPGAALVFFDTPTAQTKLLGDPEGATSISLDAADGVSDPELKRRVADALGADGGAYELRTAGEQAESDVEQLGGFLDIIKYVMLGFAGVAVLVGVFLIVNTFSMLIAQRTRELGLLRALGADRRQVRRSVLTEALLLGLVGSTAGLAAGIGLAVGLIELMGLMGMNIRTTEMVIGWGTPVTAYVVGLGVTFVAAYLPARRAAGVSPMAALADAEIAEIGRPLRLRAVLGSVVGAAGAAALVGCAVASKTSSAASLLGLGVLLTLIATVIAGPLLVRPVIRVLGGAFPALFGSIGRMSQRNALRNPRRTGATAAALMVGLALVGGMSVASASMTKSFDQQIDKTLGADFVVQNGNFVPFPREITERIQDTEGVGLVVRSQFTTIALRLPDGDRVKTTAAGYEPELDEVANITYAQGDTADALAAGHLAMDKDFAEDHGVRLGSTVPVEFQGDRRAELTVGALTDQESADGFGGQGGIFFSLATLEEYAPGGQDAAVYVNAASGTGPDDLRAGLERTLDPYPQVQVRDIADYKDLVHDQIAVLLYLVYALLGLAIIIAVLGVVNTLALSVVERTREIGLLRAIGLARRQLRRMIRLESVVIAVFGAVLGLALGLVWGVCTQQVLALQGMTALAIPWGTIAAVVIGSAVVGVVAALLPALRASRMNVLAAIAHE, encoded by the coding sequence GTGCTGAAAGCGACGCTCCGGAGCTTCCTCGCCCACAAGGGGCGGCTGCTGCTCTCCGCCCTGGCGGTGATCCTCTCCGTGGCGTTCGTCGCGGGCAGCCTGATCTTCTCGGACACCGTCAGCCGCACCTTCGACCGGCTCTTCGCGTCGACCGCCGCCGATGTCACCGTCACCCCGAGGGAGACCCTCGACGAGACGATCCCCTCGGGGCAGACCCTGACCCTGCCGGCCTCGCTCGCCGATCGTCTCGCCCGGGTCGACGGCGTCACGGCGGCCCGCGCGGACGTGGACGTGGAGGGCCTCACCGTCGCCGACGAGAACCGCGAGTCGGTGGGCCCGACCACCGGCGCCCCCACCATCGGCACCGCCTGGAACCCGACCGAGCGCAGCCCCGTGGAGCTCACCTCGGGTCACGCCCCGAAGGGCGACGGGCAGGTCATGATCGACGCGGACACCGCCGACAGCAAGGACGTGCGGATCGGCGACCGCCTCACGGTCATCGGGCAGGAGGGCTCCTTCCCGGTCGAGGTCGTCGGCATCGTCACCTTCACCACCACCAACCCGGGCGCCGCGCTGGTCTTCTTCGACACCCCGACCGCGCAGACCAAGCTGCTGGGCGACCCCGAGGGCGCCACCAGCATCTCCCTCGACGCGGCCGACGGCGTCAGCGATCCCGAGCTGAAGCGGCGGGTGGCCGACGCGCTCGGCGCCGACGGCGGTGCCTACGAGCTGCGCACCGCCGGCGAGCAGGCCGAGTCGGACGTCGAGCAGCTCGGCGGATTCCTCGACATCATCAAGTACGTCATGCTCGGCTTCGCCGGGGTGGCGGTCCTCGTCGGCGTGTTCCTGATCGTCAACACCTTCTCCATGCTGATCGCCCAGCGCACCCGTGAGCTGGGCCTGCTGCGGGCGCTCGGCGCGGACCGGCGCCAGGTGCGGCGCTCGGTGCTCACCGAGGCGCTGCTGCTCGGCCTGGTCGGCTCGACGGCGGGCCTCGCGGCCGGTATCGGGCTGGCTGTGGGGCTCATCGAGCTGATGGGCCTGATGGGGATGAACATCAGGACGACCGAGATGGTCATCGGCTGGGGGACGCCGGTGACCGCGTACGTGGTCGGCCTGGGCGTCACCTTCGTCGCGGCGTACCTCCCGGCCCGGCGGGCGGCGGGCGTCTCGCCGATGGCGGCCCTGGCGGACGCGGAGATCGCCGAGATCGGGCGGCCGCTGCGGCTGCGCGCGGTGCTGGGCTCGGTGGTCGGGGCGGCCGGCGCGGCGGCGCTGGTGGGCTGCGCGGTGGCTTCGAAGACGTCGTCGGCCGCGTCCCTGCTGGGCCTCGGTGTGCTCCTGACCCTGATCGCGACGGTGATCGCGGGACCGCTGCTCGTGCGGCCCGTCATCCGGGTCCTCGGCGGGGCCTTCCCCGCGCTGTTCGGCTCGATCGGCCGGATGAGCCAGCGCAACGCCCTGCGCAACCCGCGCCGCACCGGCGCCACCGCGGCCGCCCTGATGGTCGGCCTCGCGCTGGTGGGCGGGATGTCGGTGGCCAGCGCCTCGATGACCAAGTCGTTCGACCAGCAGATCGACAAGACGCTGGGCGCCGACTTCGTGGTGCAGAACGGCAACTTCGTGCCCTTCCCACGGGAGATCACCGAGCGGATCCAGGACACCGAAGGCGTGGGGCTCGTCGTACGCTCGCAGTTCACGACGATCGCGCTGCGGCTCCCGGACGGCGACCGCGTGAAGACGACCGCCGCGGGTTACGAACCCGAGCTCGACGAGGTCGCCAACATCACCTACGCCCAGGGCGACACCGCGGACGCGCTCGCGGCGGGCCACCTCGCCATGGACAAGGACTTCGCCGAGGACCACGGCGTACGGCTCGGCAGCACCGTCCCCGTCGAGTTCCAGGGCGACCGGCGGGCCGAGCTGACGGTGGGCGCCCTCACCGACCAGGAGTCCGCGGACGGGTTCGGCGGCCAGGGCGGGATCTTCTTCAGCCTGGCCACGCTGGAGGAGTACGCGCCGGGCGGGCAGGACGCGGCCGTGTACGTCAACGCCGCCTCCGGCACCGGCCCGGACGATCTGCGGGCCGGCCTGGAGAGGACGCTCGACCCCTATCCGCAGGTGCAGGTCCGCGACATCGCCGACTACAAGGACCTGGTGCACGACCAGATCGCCGTACTGCTCTATCTCGTGTACGCCCTGCTGGGCCTCGCGATCATCATCGCGGTGCTCGGCGTGGTCAACACCCTCGCCCTGTCGGTCGTGGAGCGCACCCGGGAGATCGGGCTGCTGCGGGCCATCGGGCTCGCCCGGCGGCAGCTGCGCCGGATGATCCGGCTGGAGTCGGTGGTGATCGCCGTGTTCGGCGCGGTGCTGGGCCTCGCCCTGGGGCTGGTGTGGGGCGTGTGCACCCAGCAGGTGCTGGCGCTGCAGGGCATGACGGCGCTGGCGATCCCCTGGGGCACCATCGCGGCGGTGGTGATCGGCTCGGCGGTCGTGGGTGTCGTGGCGGCGCTGCTGCCGGCGTTGCGTGCATCGCGCATGAATGTGCTGGCGGCCATCGCGCACGAGTGA
- the mug gene encoding G/U mismatch-specific DNA glycosylase produces MARLTRAELEAAHDRLVPDVVADGLHVLFCGINPGLMTAATGHHFARPGNRFWPVLHLSGFTPRLMKPSEQGELLSYRLGITNVVARATARADELSAEEYREGGRLLAAKVTRLRPRWLAVVGVTAYRAAFEDRKAQVGPQERTIGDTRVWVLPNPSGLNAHWTAATMAEEYGRLRVAAEA; encoded by the coding sequence ATGGCGCGCTTGACTCGGGCGGAGCTGGAGGCCGCCCACGACCGACTCGTCCCGGACGTCGTCGCGGACGGCCTCCACGTCCTGTTCTGCGGCATCAACCCCGGTCTGATGACCGCCGCGACCGGCCATCACTTCGCCCGGCCGGGCAACCGGTTCTGGCCGGTGCTGCATCTGTCCGGCTTCACGCCGAGGCTCATGAAGCCGTCGGAGCAGGGGGAGTTGCTGTCCTACCGGCTGGGCATCACCAACGTCGTGGCACGGGCGACCGCGCGGGCCGACGAGCTGAGCGCCGAGGAGTACCGCGAGGGCGGGCGGCTGCTGGCGGCGAAGGTGACACGGCTGCGGCCGCGTTGGCTGGCCGTCGTGGGGGTCACGGCCTACAGGGCGGCCTTCGAGGACCGCAAGGCACAGGTGGGGCCTCAGGAGCGGACGATCGGCGACACGCGCGTGTGGGTCCTGCCGAATCCGAGCGGGCTGAACGCGCACTGGACGGCGGCGACGATGGCGGAGGAGTACGGGCGGCTGCGGGTGGCGGCGGAGGCCTGA
- a CDS encoding ABC transporter permease: MAFAPVLHAEWLKIRTLRSLPGALLALFTVTTAFSALAGSDGSSEPDFDPLFTALSGVLPGQIAAISFGALAVSSEYHGGALRLSLASVPQRGRWFAAKMTAIAVPALLVGLLTAVTSFAVGRAGLGSAASGLTTAEQVRAVSGCGIYLMLMALLAAGLTAVLRSGVATLSVLVPFILVVSFVIGDAAGTVADFLPDKAGQTALHQSYDGTLGPWSGLAVTALWTAGALVAGAWSVRRRDA, encoded by the coding sequence ATGGCATTCGCACCCGTGCTCCACGCGGAGTGGCTCAAGATCCGCACCCTCAGGTCCCTTCCGGGAGCACTGCTGGCACTGTTCACCGTGACGACGGCGTTCTCCGCGCTGGCCGGCTCCGACGGCAGTTCCGAACCGGACTTCGACCCGCTGTTCACCGCGCTGTCGGGCGTCCTGCCCGGCCAGATCGCCGCCATCTCGTTCGGTGCGCTGGCCGTGTCGTCGGAGTACCACGGGGGTGCGCTCCGGCTGTCGCTCGCCTCGGTGCCGCAGCGGGGGCGGTGGTTCGCCGCCAAGATGACGGCGATCGCCGTGCCGGCGCTGCTCGTCGGGCTGCTCACCGCGGTCACGTCGTTCGCCGTGGGGCGCGCGGGACTCGGTTCGGCGGCGAGCGGGCTCACCACGGCCGAGCAGGTGCGCGCGGTGTCGGGCTGCGGGATCTACCTCATGCTGATGGCCCTGCTCGCGGCGGGCCTCACCGCCGTGCTCCGCAGCGGCGTGGCCACGCTCTCCGTCCTCGTCCCGTTCATCCTCGTGGTGTCCTTCGTCATCGGCGACGCCGCGGGCACCGTGGCGGACTTCCTGCCCGACAAGGCCGGCCAGACCGCCCTGCACCAGTCGTACGACGGCACCCTCGGACCGTGGTCGGGCCTGGCGGTGACGGCGCTGTGGACGGCGGGCGCGCTGGTGGCGGGGGCGTGGAGCGTGCGGCGCCGGGACGCCTGA
- a CDS encoding SGNH/GDSL hydrolase family protein has product MQTNPTHSSLVAVGDSFTEGMSDLLPDGSYRGWADLLAERMAARTPGFRYANLAVRGKLIGQIVEEQVDVAASMGADVITLVGGLNDTLRPKCDMGRVRALLQEAVEKLAPACGQLVLMRSPGRQGPVLERFRPRMEELFACVDELADRHGAVVVDLYGAPSLSDPRMWDVDRLHLTAEGHRRVAEAVWQTLGYDPEDTEWRTPMPAAAPPGWVTRRVADVRFARRHLLPWIGRRLTGRSSGDGLPAKRPELLPYEGPAA; this is encoded by the coding sequence ATGCAGACGAATCCCACACACAGCAGCCTGGTCGCGGTCGGCGACTCCTTCACCGAGGGCATGTCGGACCTCCTCCCGGACGGCTCCTACCGGGGCTGGGCCGACCTCCTCGCCGAGCGGATGGCCGCCCGTACGCCCGGTTTCCGGTACGCCAACCTCGCGGTGCGCGGGAAGCTGATCGGGCAGATCGTCGAGGAGCAGGTGGACGTGGCGGCCTCGATGGGCGCCGATGTGATCACGCTCGTCGGCGGGCTCAACGACACGCTGCGGCCCAAGTGCGACATGGGGCGGGTGCGCGCACTGCTTCAGGAGGCGGTGGAGAAGCTCGCCCCGGCCTGCGGACAGCTGGTGCTGATGCGCAGTCCGGGACGGCAGGGGCCGGTCCTGGAGCGGTTCCGGCCGCGTATGGAGGAGCTGTTCGCCTGCGTCGACGAGCTGGCCGACCGGCACGGCGCGGTCGTCGTCGATCTGTACGGGGCCCCGTCGCTCTCCGACCCCCGCATGTGGGACGTGGACCGGCTGCATCTGACCGCCGAGGGGCATCGCCGGGTCGCCGAGGCCGTGTGGCAGACGCTCGGCTACGACCCCGAGGACACCGAGTGGCGCACGCCGATGCCGGCCGCGGCGCCGCCGGGATGGGTCACCCGGCGGGTCGCCGACGTGCGGTTCGCGCGCCGGCATCTGCTGCCCTGGATCGGCCGGCGCCTGACGGGGCGCTCCTCCGGGGACGGGCTGCCGGCGAAGCGCCCGGAGCTGCTGCCGTACGAGGGCCCGGCGGCGTAG
- a CDS encoding hemolysin family protein, protein MTEVLLLLVAILLSLACGAFVAAEFSLTTVERSELERAAERGERGAAGALKAVRNLTFQLSGAQLGITVTNLVVGMLAEPSIATLLAGPLESVGVSRSTASSIALVIGTALSTVVLMVVGELVPKNWAISSPLAVAKRVGNAQRWFSAVFRPFITHLNNTANRVVRRFGVEPTEELAAARGPQELAALARHSAREGALEPDTAELFVRTLNLADLTAENVMTPRVQVVALDAQATCEDVANATRATGLSRFPVYRGSLDSVVGTAHIKDILAVPADRRPRVSVAELMREPLLVPETLTVDRLLDRLSGKRTMAVVIDEYGGTAGVATLEDIVEEVVGEVRDEHDPHETPDLAPAGSDDEGRALFSADGSARVDQLARVGLRAPEGPYETLAGLVAAELGRIPAVGDRVEVAGWRLDVVDAAGRRAARVLLHAPFDDAAETEKEDGR, encoded by the coding sequence ATGACCGAAGTGCTCCTCCTTCTGGTGGCGATCCTGCTGTCACTGGCCTGCGGTGCCTTCGTCGCGGCCGAGTTCTCGCTGACCACGGTCGAGCGCAGCGAGCTCGAACGGGCCGCGGAGCGCGGCGAGCGGGGCGCCGCGGGCGCCCTCAAGGCGGTACGGAACCTGACGTTCCAGCTCTCCGGCGCGCAGCTCGGCATCACGGTCACCAACCTGGTCGTCGGCATGCTCGCCGAGCCGTCGATCGCCACACTGCTCGCCGGCCCGCTGGAGTCGGTCGGGGTCTCCCGATCGACGGCGAGCTCGATCGCGCTGGTGATCGGTACGGCGCTGTCGACCGTCGTGCTGATGGTCGTCGGCGAGCTGGTGCCCAAGAACTGGGCGATCTCCTCGCCGCTGGCCGTGGCCAAGCGGGTCGGGAACGCCCAGCGCTGGTTCAGCGCGGTCTTCCGCCCCTTCATCACGCACCTGAACAACACGGCGAACCGCGTCGTGCGCCGCTTCGGCGTGGAGCCCACCGAGGAGCTGGCCGCCGCGCGCGGCCCCCAGGAGCTGGCCGCCCTCGCCCGGCACTCCGCCCGGGAGGGCGCCTTGGAGCCGGACACCGCCGAGCTCTTCGTACGGACCCTGAACCTGGCCGATCTCACGGCGGAGAACGTCATGACCCCGCGTGTCCAGGTCGTCGCCCTGGACGCCCAGGCGACCTGCGAGGACGTGGCGAACGCGACCCGGGCCACCGGGCTGTCCCGGTTCCCCGTCTACCGCGGCAGCCTCGACTCGGTCGTGGGCACCGCGCACATCAAGGACATCCTGGCGGTGCCCGCCGACCGCCGCCCCCGGGTCTCGGTCGCCGAGCTGATGCGCGAGCCGCTCCTGGTCCCCGAGACGCTCACCGTCGACCGGCTCCTGGACCGGCTGTCCGGCAAGCGCACCATGGCCGTGGTCATCGACGAGTACGGCGGCACGGCCGGCGTGGCCACGCTGGAGGACATCGTCGAGGAGGTCGTCGGCGAGGTGCGCGACGAGCACGACCCGCACGAGACGCCCGACCTCGCCCCCGCGGGCAGCGACGACGAGGGCCGGGCCCTGTTCTCGGCCGACGGTTCCGCGCGGGTGGACCAGCTCGCGCGCGTCGGCCTCAGGGCGCCCGAAGGGCCGTACGAGACGCTGGCCGGTCTCGTCGCGGCCGAACTCGGCCGCATACCCGCCGTCGGTGACCGCGTCGAGGTCGCCGGCTGGCGGCTCGACGTGGTGGACGCCGCGGGACGCAGAGCCGCGCGAGTGCTGTTGCACGCGCCGTTCGACGACGCGGCCGAGACCGAGAAGGAGGACGGGCGATGA